DNA sequence from the Prolixibacter sp. SD074 genome:
TTTCAAAAATAATGAATCCCCGTTTTAGAAAGGAGTTCATACTGTTTTCATCATGGATTCCCATAATAATTTAGCAGAACGTTCCCAGGTATAACTTTCCGAGCGTTCTTTCCCGCTCGATATCAAGACTCCTGCATAATCCTTATCCGTATAAATCTTTATCATCGCATCGGCTATTTCATCAACAGACTCAGGAGCGACATAACAAACCGACCCTCCCCCCACTTCGGGCAATGATGATGAATTGGAACAAATAACCGGAATACCGGCAGCCATTGCTTCGATGACCGGGATGCCAAAGCCTTCGAAAAAAGGGACAAATGTCAAAGCCAATGCAGCTCCCATCAATTGTACCAATTCCACATCAGGTACACGACCGGTGAAATGCACCTTACTTCCGCATTTCATTGAGCGATGCGTTTTTATAATTTCACGGGTTTTATGCATGTCCCCTCCAACAATCAGCAGATCGACCTCCTCATCGGTTTGCCGGCAAAATTGTTCGTAAGCAAGTAAAAGGTTTACTATATTTTTGCGTGGTTGGAGAGCTCCCACGAAAAGGAAATAAGGGCGGCTCCCGGCATATTTTTCCCTGACTTTCCGGATAGCCGGTCCTGGTAACGGATGAAACTGTTCACTAACACCATTGGGAACGATATTGATTTTCCCCTCCGGAATATGATATTTTCGAACCAGATCGTCGCGGGAAAAAGAGGATACAGTGACCAGGCGTTCGGCGTTTCGCGCATAACGTGGAACAAAATATTGCTGAAACCAGCGATGAGATAACCGCAAATCCTGAGGGCGGTGCTCAAAACTCAAATCGTGTATCACCAATGTCTGGGGAACGGTTGCTCGTAGCGAACCAAATCCATCAGTCGATAAAAATAAATGAGCGTTCAGTTCCTTCAATGCTCGCGGAACAACGCCTTCGAACCACAAATACCAAAGCAACGGATGACGAGCCTGAGGGCCAAGAACAACCGGCGTAACATTGGAACTATAAATAAACTCGCGTGAACAAGGTCGATCAAAAAGGAAGAAAAACCGGTGTTCCGGATGGCTAACCGTGATTCTACGCAGGGTTTCATGCGTAAACCGACCGATTCCTTCCAGTTTTCCGGGAAGCAGCAACCTTGTATTCACAACAATATTCATATTCCGTTCAATAGAATTGCTTAAATACCAAAGGTATTTATCCTAAGCTAACCTCGCACAGAAAATTTCTTAATTTTGAATTAACGCAAAACCATTAACCTTGCAAAAGAAATTCGTCACCAACCTGATTCTGCTGATTGTACTGAATTTGCTGATTAAGCCATTCTGGATATTCGGGATAGACCGTACGGTGCAAAACATGGTAGGAGCCGAATCATACGGATTCTATTTTTCCCTGCTTAATTTCACCTTGTTACTTAACATGATTCCCGACCTGGGAATTACCAATTACAATAACCGGAACATTGCCCGGCACACACAGCTTTTGAATAAACACCTGGCCAATGTTTCGGGCCTGAAAATTATACTGGCTCTTGTCTATGCCTTTATTTCCATGATAGTAGCCTTCATCATCGGCTATTCAGCCAAGCAAATTTCATTGTTGGTATTCCTGATTCTGAACCAGATCTTCATATCCTTCAGCCTCTACTTCCGTTCCAATTTAACAGCCCTTCATCTGTTCCGGACTGATAGCATCTTATCGGTACTCGACCGTACATTAATGATTTTATTTTGCGGCATTATTCTTTTTACCAATATAACCGGCCATACTATGCAAATTGAGTGGTTTGTTTACGTTCAGACTTTTTCCTATCTGCTGGCTTCTATCATCATTTTCGGAGTGGTTAAACACTATTCCGGCCACATCAAACTTAGTTTCCATCGTTCCTTTTTCATCATTTTTCTACGGAAGTCTTATCCGTACGCGATACTGATTCTGCTGATGTCGTTATATACACGATTAGATTCGGTCCTCATTGAACGATTACTCCCCGTATCAGAAGGAAAAGCCGAAGCCGGAATTTATGCGCGGGCGTACCGCCTGCTGGAGGCTGTTTCGAATTTCGGAGTGCTTTTCGCCGGACTGTTGCTGCCTATCTTTTCCAGGATGTTAAAAAAACGAGAAGACATTCGCCCGATGTTACGTTTTTCATTTCTACTGATCATCGCACCGGCCATATTGCTGGCTTTCTCTTCCTGGTTCTTCCGCGGCGAAATCATGGATGTGTTATATCACCACCACACGTCACAATCACCGCTCATCCTCGGCTTGTTGATGTTTACCTTCATTTCGATAGCCACTACCTATATTTTCGGAACGTTGTTAACAGCAAAAGGGACTTTGACACAGCTCAATATTCTGGCCGGGGGGGGCGTTATGCTGAACCTCAGTCTCAACTTGTTCCTGATTCCGAAAATAATGGCCGTAGGTGCGGCATGGGCCGCTTTGGTTACGCAATCAGCGATGGCTTTATCGCAGGTGATTTTAGTGTATTATCTTTTCCGGTTTCCACCGGATTTCAAACTTATTTTCAGGATACTATTTTACACTATAGCCATATTTATATTGGGCGTTTTCTGCTCAGGCTGGCAAAATTGGTTACATGGATATCTAACCATGCTGGCAGGCGGAATATTGTTGGCTTTTGGAACCGGGCTCATCCGTTTAAAAACGCTGAAAACCATATTAACAGAGCAATAAATTGTCCCGGTTCAGCGGAAAACCTACTGCGACAAAGTAAACCGGAAGCTTACACCGATATTGGAATTGGCCGTAGGATAAGAGAGCGAAATAAATGGATTATTGACAATGCGATCGTAGTATAACCGCATAATAAAGGCATCACTCAAGTTGTAATCAGCCGATAATTTGATGGTCATCGCCTGCTGGCCTGCGGTAAGCTGATTATCTGATTCCACCAGTTTCCGCAAGACCGTTTTATTCTTACGCAAGCCAAAGTCAGCCCTGATTTGCAAATCGTTATTCAATGTTTTTTGCGAATTCTTGGTTTTGATAAACAACTTCAAATCTTCAAACCGGTACCCAAGGCCAATACTCATTTCGTTATTGTACACTTCCGTCAACTGGTTGTTTGTCAAACTCAACGTTAGGTTCCGTGACTTTCGGTACTCGACGCGAGTGGTCAGGTTATTTTGCCAGGTCACATCCAGGTTAAACAGCGGACTGAACGACTCATTAATACTAATGGCATTAATATCATTTTGGGGCAGGAAGTTATTCTGAAAGTCGCGCACATAGCTAAAACCATCGCCAGCATTGTGATAATTCATATTACTAATAAACGAGCCCACATTGTAGGAAGAGCGGTAGGCATGCGAAATGCTCAGCGTTTTCATCAAGTTCTTCAGGCCGGGAATGCTGTTAACGGCTCCATTGTATTGTACCCGCCAGTTGGGCATCATGTGCTTAACCGAAGGGAAGGGATCAAGCGCCACCTTATTCGGATCAGTTCCTGTATAAGCAGCAAAGAAAGACGGTATCAACACCTGTGCTGCAGTCGGCCCGTAACCATCGGGGAAACCGGTTTCCGGATCGATTTTCGTTGGATCGTATTCCTGATCCATATTCGGGACACGTTGCGCGGCTAACCGATTGGCAATAGTACGCCGATATTTACGGAATTTATCCCATGCTGAAGATTTTTGCACGCCACTGGTTCCCAACTTATCAAACGCTGAACCAAGCGTGATTACCGACATAGAGAAGTTTCCATAGTAGCTTTTATTGAATGCCCCCCAGCCGTCCTGAGCATCGTACAAGTAGAACTCTGATGAATTTTCGGAGTAACTCCGGTTAGCCATCAAATCAATTTTCAATCCCGGGATCGGTTCGAGCTTTGCCCTTAAGCTCAACGTGTTGTTGCTGGTCATTTGGTAGGGGCTGCTTTGAGCCGAGTCCGTCGTCATCCAGCCATTCTCAATTGCTTTCCAGGCGAAATTCGGGTCTTGATTTCCTAGTACGAAAGGCCAACCCGGAGCCAGCGATTTAGCCGTACTGCCTTCCGGAGTATAATTATTCAATCCAAAGTAGCTGGTACCCGGCAAGTAACCCGGCAAAACCGTACCTTCAGTCTGCGTATAGGAAATATTCAGGTCGCGAACCATCATCAGAAAACGCGACGTGTATTCCGCCACTTTCAATGCAATATTTGAGGAGGGTTTCTGGGTCCCGATGGCCAAAACACTGGCATTGTTATAATCTTTAGCTGCAGTAAAGGTCACCCTGTTTTCATTCACCACCTTAACATCCCCGTTTATAGGTTTTCCGGTGGCATCAGTAACAGTAACCCGCACCTCCTTTGTCCCCAGTTTATGGAAAATGGAGCGGGCTTTCCCAGCTTTCAGGTTAAGACCTTTATCGGCAAACCGGACTTCTTTCCCATTTCCACCGGTAGGCCGCATTGGCGAAGGCCTTCTGCCGCCGGTTCTTCGTCGTCCGGAATATTTCTGATTCACTTTTCGCAGGAAAGGGACCTTATTGTATAGGTTAACCAGGTTTGCTTGTCCGTTAAACTGCATCGAACGAGAATTCTGGATGATATTACCCAGCTGGTAATCACCGTTGGTAATCGGTCCCGTATCCCAGTCAAATGTAGATTGATAACGAGCAGAGGCCGAAGTCCAGTTCAGTAACGGTATTTTATTGATCGGCAACGTATAGGATGCATTCACCGTATGGTGATAATGTGTATTGCGGCCTCCGTCGAGAATACTTTGAATAATTGTATCGCGACGTGCCTCATAGTCGTCCTGGTTCTTGTTCAACCTGGCTCCCAAAGGCTCCTCAACTCTTGACGTATTCTGAGCCGAAATGTCCAGCTTAAGGCTGCGGGTAAGGCTGTAACGCAAGTCGTAATAACGATCCCAAACGAAATCCTTGTCATAGGATGAAGGAATGATAAAATCGGGGTTGGTAATATTACGGTACTGCAGTTCGCTGTACCGCCGGTTCATATCCGAACGGAAAGAGATCTGCTCCGGCGAATAATAAAAATTGAAATCACGAATCAATGAGAACCATGGCGAACGGAACAACTTCACATTTTTGAAGGGCTCCACGGCTTTCGGACGCGTGTTGTAATTGTATGAAAACAACAGGCGAGTATTTCGCGATTCATTTTTTTCGGTATTGATGTCGCGGTGATAATACTGATTGAAAGAATAGGTCACTGCTAAATTTGATATATCGTAAATTTTTGGGGTCCCTTTCTTATTCGGATTATCGATGTGCACGTTCGTGAAATTGATACTTCTGCGAATCGTAAAATCCTGTGAAATACGTTTGATCGAATCCCGTTCCGATTTATTGGCGGCAGCGTCCAGCGCGTCTTTTAACTTCACATCCGGATCGAGCGGCGAATATTCAGGTGTTTGTACAGCCTTTGAAAAACCAAGATACATCGGTATCTGGACGCCCGATTTCTCACCAAAGAATTTTCCCAGTTGAAGGTTCGTGGAAACATCATACTCGTGGCTATCCTCCATGCTGCGTTGCTGCATCTTCGAGTCGATGCTTCCAAAGCCAGCCGTACTGGTTCTTCCGGCAAACGAGTAGGTCCCCAAATCAGCCAGATTACCCGAAATACGTGTCAATGCAGCCCAGCCACCTTTTTCATCGAAATCGGTTAACCGAAGTTCGTCCACCCACACCTCCACGGACTTATTCCCCGGGTGCGCACTGCCGTCCTTATTTCGGATACCAATCATGATGGAAGTAACCTCACCGAGGTTCGGACTACCTTTTACCTTGATAATGTTCTGGTTATTATTCACATCACTCTGAATCTCTTCAAACACATCATTCAGCGAAAGCTGGGAACCCGCCTCACGCATCTTGGCGTTTCGTTCCAATTTCAACCGGGGCAACAGCTCCAGTGGAATATACATCCGATTGGCTTCGGGCCAGACGATGTACCGGTCGTTTTCCGAATCATTATTATAGTAACCCGGCTGTGTCAGTTTTAGCGGAATTTCATATTCGTAATAATTATACCGATAGTCAGAGCCCAAACGGATGAAGAGCGACAAATCATCATCGCTCAGCGGATGGTTTTCAATGGCTTCGGCATGCACCTCCATTTTAAGCATTTTGTAGCGCCTCATATCCACCGTTGTACTTTTATAAGCTGCGCGGGCATCTCCGGTCGGCAAATCCAGCGTTCGCAACACCATCGACTGCTCATTCAGTTGCCTGATTTGCGGGTTGGCCGGGTCAATCACACGGCTAATTCCAGGAGGAAGCACGTAGTTCACCGGTTCCCGGTTGGCATTCTCTTCGATATTAACAGCCGAAATTTCAAATTTGGTATCAGGGGAAGGAACACTGTTGTTTTCTGATAGATCTTTCTCGTATATCCGCCAGTCGGAACGCACCAGATTGAGTGTAGCAAAACGCAGGACAACCGGTTTCTGCCACCCGCGCAGGAACATCCGCATGAACCGGACAGAGCGAAAATCGGAGATAGTACCAATAGTCGAGGTCGGTTGTTTCACCGGAATCTTGAACTGGTACCAGGTAATCTCCGTAGTTGTACCGTTTTTCAGCTTTACCCGTGCTGTTTTTGAGTCGGCGATAAAGTTTTTTCCTACCTGCAGTTCCTGACGATCCAACTTCAAATGATACTGGAAATAAGATTCATTCTCACTTAACGTGTTATCATCGTTGATGTCTTCTACATCAGGAATCGAAGTTGCAGCCGTACTATACGGTTCCGGCGACATATCGGAAGTGGGAGAGTTTCCATCGGGGTTGTTATAATCCTTGTATCGTTGAAGAATTCCCAGTTCCTCATTATCGTAATCGCTTCCGCGAAAATAGTGGAAATTATCATTCGCCGGGTCGGCATAATATTTGGCAAATGCATCCTGAGGCAACAATCCCTTCAACTGGTCGAGATACGTTTTGTAGAACGTCTCCTCATCCTTCGAATCCAAGCCATCCAAACCGATATCCTGGTAACGGCGAGCCTGTAGATTATTATCAAACGCTTTCACAAGTGATTGCCGCCTGGAAACCCGTCCCCATGCAGTCGTATCGCATGTTGCAGCGTAATTGCCATCGGCCGGCAGCCCGTTTTCAAACGATTTTCTTCCGTCCCGCAGAATGTCCTCTGACACATTTCCCAAATCGAAGTATAAATCGCCACCGGGATTTTGTTGTAGCGTATCTTCTGCAAACGGATCCATCATCCAGAATTCGATGTATTCAATATTCGCCGCTTCGAAATCACTGGTTTGAATTTGCCGCATAATACCTCCCCAACGCGTTGCCGGCTGATTCAGGGAACCATCCGAAGCCACACCTGCAGAATAAGTCGAAGGGTGCGTATCGAAGT
Encoded proteins:
- a CDS encoding glycosyltransferase family 1 protein, producing the protein MNIVVNTRLLLPGKLEGIGRFTHETLRRITVSHPEHRFFFLFDRPCSREFIYSSNVTPVVLGPQARHPLLWYLWFEGVVPRALKELNAHLFLSTDGFGSLRATVPQTLVIHDLSFEHRPQDLRLSHRWFQQYFVPRYARNAERLVTVSSFSRDDLVRKYHIPEGKINIVPNGVSEQFHPLPGPAIRKVREKYAGSRPYFLFVGALQPRKNIVNLLLAYEQFCRQTDEEVDLLIVGGDMHKTREIIKTHRSMKCGSKVHFTGRVPDVELVQLMGAALALTFVPFFEGFGIPVIEAMAAGIPVICSNSSSLPEVGGGSVCYVAPESVDEIADAMIKIYTDKDYAGVLISSGKERSESYTWERSAKLLWESMMKTV
- a CDS encoding oligosaccharide flippase family protein, whose protein sequence is MQKKFVTNLILLIVLNLLIKPFWIFGIDRTVQNMVGAESYGFYFSLLNFTLLLNMIPDLGITNYNNRNIARHTQLLNKHLANVSGLKIILALVYAFISMIVAFIIGYSAKQISLLVFLILNQIFISFSLYFRSNLTALHLFRTDSILSVLDRTLMILFCGIILFTNITGHTMQIEWFVYVQTFSYLLASIIIFGVVKHYSGHIKLSFHRSFFIIFLRKSYPYAILILLMSLYTRLDSVLIERLLPVSEGKAEAGIYARAYRLLEAVSNFGVLFAGLLLPIFSRMLKKREDIRPMLRFSFLLIIAPAILLAFSSWFFRGEIMDVLYHHHTSQSPLILGLLMFTFISIATTYIFGTLLTAKGTLTQLNILAGGGVMLNLSLNLFLIPKIMAVGAAWAALVTQSAMALSQVILVYYLFRFPPDFKLIFRILFYTIAIFILGVFCSGWQNWLHGYLTMLAGGILLAFGTGLIRLKTLKTILTEQ
- the sprA gene encoding cell surface protein SprA; protein product: MLRRYRRYVLAISMLIIVASIIGNSDASVSVGRAVRWNNAGPVYEEGDTLAVDTIGKLRYPFRDKGPFGDSGQQDSSALYLHDPSNMKKEVNYDPETGDYVFYDRIGDFNYRLPRTMSLEEYRSWDFQESIKRYWRQRMAQQSFEQQSQLIPQLKVGGQSFNKIFGSNTVSIRPQGYVELSLGVQTNRIDNPSIPERMRKTTTFDFNEKVNMNVVGQIGSKLDMRVNYNTEATFDFENKMKLNYTGDEDEIVKNVEAGNVSMPLSGSLITGGTNLFGIKTDLQFGKLSVSTIFSQQKGETKTIETEGGAQKTKFQIDVTDYDANRHFFLGQYFYDHYDAALANLPVINSAITINKVEVWVTNKSNDFKESRNILALTDLGERGANRENQSISEFGDTPGLSYPENVYTFNDANQMYNSMTSTYSGFRDIAQLTQVIAPLAGRGFVAGRDYEKIENARLLSPSEYTVNKKLGYISLNSALNADEVLAVAYQYTANGKTYQVGEFSTDGIDAPQTLVLKLLKGTNLNPKFKNWDLMMKNVYNLGAYQLSPDDFKFDVEFQNDSSGTSLNYLPTGPLKEKILLKVMNLDNLNKQNDPYPDGLFDFLDGVTIDAATGRVFFPVVQPFGSNLKKQLGSDQTAIDRYVFQSLYDETKTVAEQDAGKNKYQLAGSYKGTASNEISLNTINVARGSVKVTAGGRELTENIDYVVDYAQGKVKIINQGLLESGTPISVSTESSDLFSMQRKTLLGTHMNYEFNKNFNIGGTVMYLHEKPLTQKVNYGEDPISNIMLGMNASYKTSSQLVTNLVDALPFLDTKAESKVAVDAEFAQLLPGHSKVISNEGAVYIDDFEGTKTTIDMKTQHAWSFASTPQGQDMFPEGELIDNLANGYNRAKLAWYVIDPLLQRNTATTPEHLIRNKDQRSSNYVREVYQSEIYPDRQTPVGQPTNIPTLDLAYYPSEKGPYNFDTHPSTYSAGVASDGSLNQPATRWGGIMRQIQTSDFEAANIEYIEFWMMDPFAEDTLQQNPGGDLYFDLGNVSEDILRDGRKSFENGLPADGNYAATCDTTAWGRVSRRQSLVKAFDNNLQARRYQDIGLDGLDSKDEETFYKTYLDQLKGLLPQDAFAKYYADPANDNFHYFRGSDYDNEELGILQRYKDYNNPDGNSPTSDMSPEPYSTAATSIPDVEDINDDNTLSENESYFQYHLKLDRQELQVGKNFIADSKTARVKLKNGTTTEITWYQFKIPVKQPTSTIGTISDFRSVRFMRMFLRGWQKPVVLRFATLNLVRSDWRIYEKDLSENNSVPSPDTKFEISAVNIEENANREPVNYVLPPGISRVIDPANPQIRQLNEQSMVLRTLDLPTGDARAAYKSTTVDMRRYKMLKMEVHAEAIENHPLSDDDLSLFIRLGSDYRYNYYEYEIPLKLTQPGYYNNDSENDRYIVWPEANRMYIPLELLPRLKLERNAKMREAGSQLSLNDVFEEIQSDVNNNQNIIKVKGSPNLGEVTSIMIGIRNKDGSAHPGNKSVEVWVDELRLTDFDEKGGWAALTRISGNLADLGTYSFAGRTSTAGFGSIDSKMQQRSMEDSHEYDVSTNLQLGKFFGEKSGVQIPMYLGFSKAVQTPEYSPLDPDVKLKDALDAAANKSERDSIKRISQDFTIRRSINFTNVHIDNPNKKGTPKIYDISNLAVTYSFNQYYHRDINTEKNESRNTRLLFSYNYNTRPKAVEPFKNVKLFRSPWFSLIRDFNFYYSPEQISFRSDMNRRYSELQYRNITNPDFIIPSSYDKDFVWDRYYDLRYSLTRSLKLDISAQNTSRVEEPLGARLNKNQDDYEARRDTIIQSILDGGRNTHYHHTVNASYTLPINKIPLLNWTSASARYQSTFDWDTGPITNGDYQLGNIIQNSRSMQFNGQANLVNLYNKVPFLRKVNQKYSGRRRTGGRRPSPMRPTGGNGKEVRFADKGLNLKAGKARSIFHKLGTKEVRVTVTDATGKPINGDVKVVNENRVTFTAAKDYNNASVLAIGTQKPSSNIALKVAEYTSRFLMMVRDLNISYTQTEGTVLPGYLPGTSYFGLNNYTPEGSTAKSLAPGWPFVLGNQDPNFAWKAIENGWMTTDSAQSSPYQMTSNNTLSLRAKLEPIPGLKIDLMANRSYSENSSEFYLYDAQDGWGAFNKSYYGNFSMSVITLGSAFDKLGTSGVQKSSAWDKFRKYRRTIANRLAAQRVPNMDQEYDPTKIDPETGFPDGYGPTAAQVLIPSFFAAYTGTDPNKVALDPFPSVKHMMPNWRVQYNGAVNSIPGLKNLMKTLSISHAYRSSYNVGSFISNMNYHNAGDGFSYVRDFQNNFLPQNDINAISINESFSPLFNLDVTWQNNLTTRVEYRKSRNLTLSLTNNQLTEVYNNEMSIGLGYRFEDLKLFIKTKNSQKTLNNDLQIRADFGLRKNKTVLRKLVESDNQLTAGQQAMTIKLSADYNLSDAFIMRLYYDRIVNNPFISLSYPTANSNIGVSFRFTLSQ